AAAGTTAATGATAAAGTATTAAATTATCTACATCAATTTGAAGAGTATGTAGAGAGTGGGGAATATGACAAAGCTGAAGAGGTTTTAAAAAAAGCTGAAGATTTAAAATCTACTGAAGAAGGTAAAGAAAAATTAGAATTAATGAAGAAAATTGAAAAGTCAGAGACTTTACTTGAAGAAGCTACAAATTTAATGAAAAAAGAAAAATATGAAGAAGCTAAAGATAAGTTAAATAAGATTCATGCTAATGAAGGAAAGATATATGTAGATGCACAGGAAAAAATAAAAGAATGTGATGATGCATTGGTAGATATTAATTTTGAAAAAGCAAAACAAGCTTTTGATAAGGGAGATTATGATAGTGCATTAAAAAGTATAACAGATGTACTTAATGTAAGAAAAGATGATGAAGAAGCTAAAAACCTACAGGAAGAAATAATACAAAAGAGAGATGAAAAATTAGCTAAAGAAGAAGCTGAAAGAAAGCAAAAAGAAGAAGAAGAGAAAAAGGAAAGAGAAGCTTTTACAGAAGATGAAGCAGTTGAATTCTTAAGAGAGAAATTAGAAAATAAAGAAAATTTGAGTTTAGAGGTTCAAAACGCTGAAAGTAATAATGGAAAAGAAGGCTACATGATACAAGTTAGTGAAATGATGGATGACCATCTAGCTACTATAGGATGGTATTTTATAGATAAGTATAACAAAGAAGCTTTTGAATGGGATATGTTAAATAATAAACTTATAGAAATTAATTAATATAAGTAAGACCTAGGTAAAATACTATATCTAGGTCTTATTTCATGACCTTTTATTACGTCTATATTTTCTATTTCTAGGAACCATTTTGTGTTTATAACAATGTCTTGGTTCTGAGCGTCCCATAGAAGCTAATTCAAGGTTTATGTCTGTAAATTCAACATAGTCATTATTAAAATAATATAGGTTAGGATCATTTTCTAAAATGGAGATAACAAAGATAATGTAAAAAACTCTTGGTGTTATACTAATTTGATAGTTGAAAAATGGAATTATAGCATCTAGACTTGATACAACGAAAGTAACATAGGGAAGTCCAGCTAAGCTATATTGTACATTGGAGTAAAAGTATCCATGAATTATTTCGTCTAAACTTTCATCTTCATGAAGTTTTATATGTGGATTTAGTTGTGCTTCTGCTAAATCTAAATTAGTCAATAGTAAGGCAAGATAAAGATTTTTTAGACTAATTTGCATTCTTAAGTAAAGTATGCTTGATCCCACTATTGCATTATCATCATTTAGAGGATTTATGGCTAGAAAACAAAATAGTCTATTTTGATTTAAGAAAACTATTTCGTCATCATTAACGACAGTATCATTATTTGTGTTATCTTCAAATATTGGAGGAGTAAGTTTTATAAACACATTTAAACCTCCAGTGAATATTGATTTATAATTATATTATGATTCTAAAACTATAATTGTAACTTATATTAATATTATTATTAATGTGGAAATAAGAGAATTGATAGTATATAGTTATAAGTAAAGAATTAGGTATATGGCATGAAAGGATATAATATGAAAAAGTTAGTATTAGCAGAAAAGCCGTCAGTAGCTAGAGATATAGCAAGGGTATTAGGCTGTAATAAAAAAGGAAATGGTTATTTAGAAGGAAATAAATATGTTGTTACTTGGGCGCTAGGACATCTTGTGACTTTAGCAGATCCAGAGCAATATGATAATAAGTATAAAAAGTGGGATATGGAGCAATTGCCGTTAATTCCCAACAACTTTAAGTTATCAGTTATTCCTAATACAAGAAAACAATTTAATGCAGTGAAAGAACAATTATTTAGAAAAGATATAGATGAAGTTATTATTGCTACTGATGCCGGAAGAGAAGGGGAATTAGTAGCAAGATGGATTCTTGTTAAGACGGGATGCAAGAAGCCATTAAAGAGATTATGGATATCTTCTGTAACAGATAAAGCAATAAGAGATGGCTTTAACAATCTTAAAGATGGTAGAAGTTATGATAATTTATATCATTCTGCTGTTGCTAGAGCAGAGGGAGACTGGGTAGTTGGTATAAATGCATCAAGAGCGTTAACATGTCACTATAATACTAGTCTTTCAGCGGGAAGAGTGCAAACACCAACATTGTCTATAATAGCCACTAGAGAAGAAGAAATAAGAAACTTTAAAGCAAAAAAATATTACGGAGCTACTATAACATATAAAGGGATAAAATTTACTTGGCAAAATAAGAGTAATAAAGATACAAAAACTTTCAATGAAAAAGATATAGATAATGTTATTGAAAAAATAAATAAAGGTATCTTTAAGATTAAATCAGTGAACAAAGCAAATAAAAAGAGTTACTCACCATCATTATATGATTTAACAGAACTACAAAGAGATTGTAATAAAATCTTTGGATTCTCACCTAAGGAAACTTTGAACATTTTACAAAAATTATATGAAAGTCATAAGTTTTTAACTTATCCAAGAACTGATTCAAGATATCTAACAGATGACATGGTATCAACACTTAAGGATAGAGTCAAAGCAGTATCTGTAGGTCCATATAGTAAGGTAGCGTCATCAATTTTAAAGAAAAATATAAAGGCTAATAAGAGTTTTGTAGATAGTTCAAAGGTATCAGATCACCATGCAATTATTCCAACAGAAGAACCAGCAAGTTTATCATCATTAAATGATAAAGAACGCAAAGTTTTTGATCTTATAGTAAAGAGATTTTTAGCTGTACTTATGGAACCTTGTCAATATGAGGAGATGTCTGTTGAAGGAGAAATTGCCGGGGAAATATTTAAAACAAAAGGTAAAAAGATAATTTCATTAGGATATAAAGAAGTATTTTCAGCTGAAGAAGAGGAAAATTCT
Above is a genomic segment from Clostridium bornimense containing:
- a CDS encoding tetratricopeptide repeat protein, whose product is MRNGTKKLKKTTKIIIGIISILIIIMILGVLLLFNSIKVNDKVLNYLHQFEEYVESGEYDKAEEVLKKAEDLKSTEEGKEKLELMKKIEKSETLLEEATNLMKKEKYEEAKDKLNKIHANEGKIYVDAQEKIKECDDALVDINFEKAKQAFDKGDYDSALKSITDVLNVRKDDEEAKNLQEEIIQKRDEKLAKEEAERKQKEEEEKKEREAFTEDEAVEFLREKLENKENLSLEVQNAESNNGKEGYMIQVSEMMDDHLATIGWYFIDKYNKEAFEWDMLNNKLIEIN
- a CDS encoding DNA topoisomerase III is translated as MKKLVLAEKPSVARDIARVLGCNKKGNGYLEGNKYVVTWALGHLVTLADPEQYDNKYKKWDMEQLPLIPNNFKLSVIPNTRKQFNAVKEQLFRKDIDEVIIATDAGREGELVARWILVKTGCKKPLKRLWISSVTDKAIRDGFNNLKDGRSYDNLYHSAVARAEGDWVVGINASRALTCHYNTSLSAGRVQTPTLSIIATREEEIRNFKAKKYYGATITYKGIKFTWQNKSNKDTKTFNEKDIDNVIEKINKGIFKIKSVNKANKKSYSPSLYDLTELQRDCNKIFGFSPKETLNILQKLYESHKFLTYPRTDSRYLTDDMVSTLKDRVKAVSVGPYSKVASSILKKNIKANKSFVDSSKVSDHHAIIPTEEPASLSSLNDKERKVFDLIVKRFLAVLMEPCQYEEMSVEGEIAGEIFKTKGKKIISLGYKEVFSAEEEENSISIDFSEGMELKNFTVSKTTGETKPPALFNEATLLSAMENPAKYMDNNDEKLKKTLGETGGLGTVATRADIIDKLFNSFLIEKKGKDIYITSKGKQLLNLVPKELKSPELTAKWEMALSNIAKGKSKKDIFINDMKNYSKTIVNEIKNSEAKFIHDNLSGERCPECGKKMLEVNGKKGKMLVCQDRECGFRKSISVITNARCPECKKKLELRGKGDGAIYVCPGANCHFREKASQFKKRFDKSGKVDKREINNYMKKMQKEAEKIEKEDNPFAALLGKIK